A part of Larkinella insperata genomic DNA contains:
- a CDS encoding MarR family winged helix-turn-helix transcriptional regulator: MNRKHRHSEKCSPVEPPAEKKQLVGRLLHKSSRFFRELAAQRLAQAGYAHIWIGHIVLMLHIRPGGSTINQLAQETSISKQAVSRFVKELETNHYVSTGQHPDDARSVLVGITASGHQLLAAWQTATDRAYQQFIEIVGEKSMQELVGTLDKLVTFFEEPPTDSAA, translated from the coding sequence ATGAATCGAAAGCACAGGCATTCGGAGAAATGCAGTCCCGTGGAGCCGCCCGCCGAGAAAAAGCAACTGGTTGGGCGGCTGCTCCACAAATCATCGCGGTTTTTCCGGGAGCTGGCGGCCCAGCGGCTGGCGCAGGCGGGGTACGCCCACATCTGGATCGGCCACATTGTCCTGATGCTCCACATCCGTCCGGGCGGCTCGACCATCAACCAGCTGGCGCAGGAGACGAGCATCAGCAAACAGGCGGTTTCGCGGTTTGTGAAGGAACTGGAAACGAATCACTACGTGAGCACCGGCCAACACCCCGACGATGCGCGCTCTGTTCTGGTCGGCATTACCGCATCCGGGCATCAACTGCTGGCGGCCTGGCAAACCGCCACCGATCGGGCTTACCAGCAGTTTATCGAGATTGTGGGCGAAAAATCAATGCAGGAGTTGGTGGGCACGCTGGATAAACTGGTCACCTTTTTTGAAGAACCGCCGACGGATTCGGCAGCCTGA
- a CDS encoding DUF433 domain-containing protein codes for MTTDPKIMMDKPIIKGTRITVELIVDKIASGEPIDEILIDYPRLTRESI; via the coding sequence ATCACAACGGATCCCAAGATTATGATGGATAAGCCGATCATCAAAGGCACCCGGATTACCGTAGAATTGATTGTTGATAAAATCGCAAGCGGTGAACCCATTGACGAAATACTGATCGACTATCCACGTTTAACGCGAGAATCCATCTAG
- a CDS encoding DUF5615 family PIN-like protein: protein MITILADENVESRIVDLLRKSGYQVSYISELSQGISDTDVLDQAVRDVHILLTADKGFEELPYMVKSIGEFCFID, encoded by the coding sequence ATGATAACCATTCTGGCAGATGAAAATGTTGAGAGTCGGATTGTCGATCTGTTACGTAAAAGTGGCTACCAGGTCAGCTATATATCGGAGTTAAGTCAGGGTATTTCCGATACAGACGTTTTGGATCAAGCTGTCAGGGATGTTCATATATTACTTACAGCCGATAAAGGTTTTGAAGAACTACCTTACATGGTCAAAAGCATCGGGGAGTTTTGTTTTATCGATTAG
- a CDS encoding carbohydrate-binding domain-containing protein, with the protein MKTIMKSNPSQVRRFFHRLRQQGLGALAVNLLVLTVLFSCSKESEELTPGSTTTPGGSATGSTIVIDSTTTSSGTPEGSTETAANEEDLLANAPFSSTVTITFGSTVSISNPLEGSGIAVAVANGDVVVNATVAEVAYVISGTTANGSLKIYSDKKFKLTLNGANITNPDGPAINIQSSKRAFVVLADNTTSTLTDGATYTASGAEDMKGAFFSEGQLIFSGTGTLNVTGHSKHAICSDDYVRVISGTITVPAAASDGIHTNDAFIADGGTLNITTAGDGIQCEEGFIVINNGSFTINVADKALTASYDTDDTIDPYLTINGGRFTINSSAGEGIESKSTLTINNGNFVIKTADDGINAGKAIYINGGIMYVYATSNDGIDSNGPLTVTGGNIVSVGAGGAEAGIDCDRSTFKITGGVLVGIGGSSSVPTASVSKQASVLLGSGSANQVIHIQSSDGAEALTFQIPRSYSTLLFSSPKLKTGQTYTVFTGGSVAGGTSLNGLYTSGTYTVGTQSTSFTTASLVTQAGGSSGPGR; encoded by the coding sequence ATGAAGACCATAATGAAGAGCAACCCATCTCAAGTACGACGTTTTTTCCACCGGCTGCGCCAACAGGGCCTTGGCGCACTGGCCGTCAACCTGCTGGTTTTGACCGTCCTTTTTTCCTGTTCCAAGGAATCCGAAGAGCTAACCCCGGGTAGCACCACCACACCGGGCGGGTCGGCAACCGGCAGCACCATCGTCATCGACAGCACCACTACCTCGTCCGGCACACCGGAAGGCAGTACGGAAACGGCCGCCAACGAAGAAGACCTATTAGCCAACGCTCCGTTTTCTTCCACGGTAACCATCACGTTTGGCAGCACCGTCAGTATTTCTAACCCTCTGGAAGGCAGTGGTATAGCTGTGGCGGTAGCCAACGGCGATGTCGTTGTTAATGCTACCGTTGCGGAAGTGGCCTACGTCATTTCCGGAACCACCGCCAACGGCTCGTTGAAAATATACAGCGATAAGAAATTCAAGCTGACGCTGAACGGGGCCAACATCACCAACCCCGACGGTCCGGCCATCAACATCCAGTCCAGCAAACGGGCGTTTGTCGTGCTGGCCGATAACACCACCAGCACCCTGACCGACGGCGCAACGTATACGGCCAGCGGTGCCGAAGACATGAAGGGAGCCTTTTTCAGCGAGGGTCAGCTAATTTTCAGCGGCACCGGCACGTTGAACGTCACTGGCCACTCCAAACACGCCATTTGCAGCGACGACTACGTCCGGGTCATCAGCGGGACCATCACCGTACCGGCGGCCGCTTCCGACGGGATTCACACCAACGACGCGTTCATTGCCGACGGTGGCACGCTGAACATCACGACAGCGGGCGACGGTATTCAGTGTGAAGAAGGCTTCATCGTAATCAACAACGGTAGCTTTACCATCAACGTAGCCGATAAAGCCCTCACCGCTTCGTACGATACCGACGACACCATCGACCCTTACCTGACCATCAACGGCGGCAGGTTTACCATCAACTCGTCGGCGGGTGAAGGCATCGAAAGCAAAAGTACGCTGACGATCAACAACGGAAATTTTGTTATCAAAACCGCCGACGACGGTATCAACGCGGGCAAAGCCATCTACATCAATGGCGGCATCATGTATGTGTACGCAACTTCCAACGACGGCATTGACTCCAACGGACCGCTCACGGTAACGGGCGGCAACATCGTCTCTGTCGGAGCCGGTGGCGCGGAAGCCGGAATTGACTGCGACCGCAGTACGTTTAAAATAACCGGCGGTGTTCTGGTCGGTATCGGCGGATCCAGCAGCGTACCCACCGCGAGCGTCAGCAAACAAGCGTCGGTGCTGCTCGGCAGCGGATCGGCCAATCAGGTGATTCACATCCAGTCGAGCGACGGAGCCGAAGCGCTAACGTTCCAGATTCCGCGAAGCTACTCCACCCTGCTGTTTTCAAGCCCCAAGCTGAAAACCGGTCAAACGTATACAGTCTTTACGGGCGGTAGCGTCGCGGGCGGCACCAGCCTGAACGGCCTGTATACCAGCGGTACGTACACCGTGGGCACGCAGTCGACAAGTTTCACAACCGCCAGTCTGGTAACCCAGGCTGGCGGCAGCTCCGGGCCGGGCCGGTAA
- the nadE gene encoding NAD(+) synthase, with amino-acid sequence MKLIKVAAGVVNQIPMAWEHNRRTIIDAIEDAKKQNVSILCLPELCITGYGCEDMFFSNEVIEQSKQSLLEIVPYTGGIIVAVSLPLRLANNRTYDTACLIADKRILGFVCKQVVANNGVHYESRWFQPWTAGLRDEIQIGEFTYPVGDLLFDVSGVKIGFEICEDAWIANRPGRSLHERGVDIILNPSASHFSFFKSVVRERFVIDGSRAFGVSYIYCNLLGNESGRTIFDGDAMIAANGQLLVSGPRFSYADHMLVCAVIDVDDTRLSQVQNKANLAYLYPNLRVAAQFDFPPIKPVVQKAELEYWERGNYLKEEEFARAVALALFDYLRKSRSHGFVLSLSGGADSSAIAALVSLMIRLADESIGLEAFKKKLSYIKAIQDLNTVEEICGALLTTIYQGTENSSTDTLNSAESLAKSIGATFYNININGLVETYTKLIEDQIGRKLSWDTDDIALQNIQARVRAPSAWLLANIHNALLLSTSNRSEASVGYATMDGDTAGSISPIAGIDKHYLRSWLRWAETEGVGGTIKVEGLKAVNNLQPTAELRPLDKKQTDEEDLMPYGVLNAIEKAAIRDKQSPKEVMQHMEVIFEGQYSREQLYVSVERFFRLWSRNQWKRERYAPSFHVDDENVDPKTWCRFPILSSGFEKELAELKEYVEGKDGRGRKGKIGF; translated from the coding sequence ATGAAGCTCATAAAAGTTGCCGCCGGTGTTGTCAACCAGATTCCCATGGCCTGGGAACACAATCGCCGGACGATCATCGACGCCATTGAAGATGCCAAAAAACAGAACGTCAGCATTTTATGCTTACCCGAACTGTGTATCACCGGCTACGGTTGTGAAGACATGTTCTTCTCGAACGAGGTCATCGAGCAGTCCAAACAAAGTCTGCTGGAGATTGTGCCGTACACCGGCGGCATCATCGTGGCCGTCAGTCTGCCGCTGCGGCTGGCCAACAACCGCACTTACGACACGGCCTGTCTGATTGCCGACAAACGCATTCTGGGCTTCGTTTGCAAGCAGGTAGTAGCCAACAACGGTGTTCACTACGAAAGCCGCTGGTTTCAGCCCTGGACGGCGGGGTTGCGCGACGAAATTCAGATTGGCGAATTTACCTATCCGGTCGGTGATTTGTTGTTCGACGTGTCGGGCGTGAAGATCGGCTTCGAGATTTGCGAAGATGCTTGGATTGCCAACCGACCGGGCCGCAGCCTGCACGAGCGCGGAGTCGATATTATTCTGAACCCGAGTGCGAGTCACTTTTCGTTTTTCAAATCCGTGGTCCGCGAGCGGTTTGTCATCGACGGCTCGCGGGCGTTTGGCGTGAGTTACATTTACTGCAACCTGCTGGGCAACGAGTCGGGCCGGACGATTTTCGACGGTGATGCCATGATTGCCGCCAACGGCCAGTTGCTGGTATCGGGGCCGCGCTTCAGCTACGCCGATCACATGCTGGTCTGCGCCGTCATTGATGTCGACGATACCCGTCTGAGTCAGGTGCAGAACAAGGCCAATCTGGCTTATTTGTACCCCAACCTGCGCGTAGCCGCCCAGTTCGATTTTCCGCCGATTAAACCCGTGGTCCAGAAGGCGGAACTGGAATATTGGGAGCGGGGTAATTACCTGAAAGAAGAAGAATTTGCGCGGGCCGTGGCGCTGGCGTTGTTCGATTACCTGCGCAAAAGCCGTTCGCACGGTTTTGTCCTGTCGCTGAGCGGGGGGGCGGATTCATCGGCCATTGCGGCTCTGGTGTCGCTCATGATCCGGCTGGCCGACGAAAGCATTGGTCTGGAAGCTTTCAAAAAGAAACTGAGCTACATTAAAGCGATTCAGGACCTGAATACCGTCGAGGAAATCTGCGGTGCGTTGCTGACGACCATCTACCAGGGTACCGAAAACAGCTCGACGGATACGCTGAATTCTGCCGAATCGCTGGCAAAATCCATTGGTGCCACGTTTTATAACATCAACATCAACGGGCTGGTCGAAACGTACACGAAGCTGATCGAAGACCAGATTGGCCGGAAATTAAGCTGGGATACCGACGACATTGCCCTGCAAAACATTCAGGCGCGGGTCCGGGCCCCAAGCGCCTGGTTGCTGGCCAACATCCACAACGCCCTGCTGCTATCGACCTCCAACCGTTCGGAAGCGTCGGTTGGGTACGCGACGATGGACGGCGATACGGCGGGCAGCATCTCGCCCATTGCCGGGATCGACAAGCATTACCTGCGAAGCTGGCTCCGCTGGGCCGAAACCGAGGGCGTGGGTGGCACCATCAAAGTGGAAGGATTAAAGGCCGTCAACAACCTGCAACCCACCGCCGAACTTCGCCCGCTCGACAAGAAGCAGACCGACGAGGAAGACCTGATGCCGTACGGGGTGCTGAACGCCATTGAAAAAGCCGCCATCCGGGACAAGCAGTCGCCGAAGGAGGTTATGCAGCACATGGAAGTCATCTTCGAGGGGCAGTACAGCCGCGAGCAGCTTTACGTATCGGTCGAGCGGTTTTTCCGGCTCTGGAGCCGCAACCAGTGGAAGCGCGAACGGTATGCGCCCTCGTTCCACGTCGACGACGAAAACGTTGATCCGAAAACCTGGTGCCGTTTCCCGATTCTCAGCAGCGGTTTTGAAAAAGAACTGGCCGAACTGAAGGAATACGTAGAAGGCAAGGACGGTCGGGGCCGGAAGGGAAAGATCGGGTTTTAA
- a CDS encoding DMT family transporter: MKFFLPGLLFAALWASASAATKFGVLSVDPLILAQMRFFIAGPLMLLVAHGIQRHALPNRLEFTRLTIFALLNTTIYLGAFVLALKQVSAGIGSLSTATNPLFITLISALWLRRPIRWYEGLGIALGMAGVLLATYPLLEGSYATLSGLLILLAGMVSISAATVYYARFTWQLPNLVINGWQVLIGGILLLPFTLLFANFENSHYDARFWGSVFWLIIPVSVIALQLWFYLVRQDAVQASLWLFLCPIFGFAYSSLLLDEPLTVYTFLGTALVLAGLYLGQREKFSKGKKTA, from the coding sequence ATGAAATTTTTCCTTCCCGGTTTGCTCTTTGCCGCGCTTTGGGCTTCGGCATCGGCGGCCACCAAATTCGGCGTTCTGTCGGTCGACCCACTCATTCTGGCGCAAATGCGGTTTTTTATTGCCGGTCCGCTGATGCTGCTGGTAGCACACGGCATTCAGCGCCACGCCCTGCCCAACCGGCTGGAATTTACCCGACTGACAATATTTGCCCTGCTCAACACCACCATCTACCTCGGCGCTTTTGTGCTGGCGCTCAAGCAGGTTTCGGCCGGTATTGGCAGTCTCTCAACGGCCACCAACCCCCTGTTTATTACGTTGATTTCCGCCCTGTGGCTCCGACGGCCCATCCGATGGTACGAAGGGCTGGGCATCGCGCTCGGGATGGCGGGGGTGCTGCTGGCGACCTATCCCCTACTCGAAGGCAGTTACGCCACGCTGTCGGGTCTGCTGATTCTTCTGGCGGGGATGGTGTCGATTTCGGCGGCTACGGTTTATTACGCCCGGTTTACGTGGCAGTTGCCCAACCTGGTGATCAACGGCTGGCAGGTTCTGATTGGCGGTATTTTGCTGCTGCCCTTTACGTTGCTCTTTGCCAATTTTGAAAATTCGCACTACGACGCCCGGTTCTGGGGATCGGTGTTTTGGCTGATCATCCCGGTTTCGGTCATCGCGCTGCAGCTCTGGTTTTACCTGGTCCGGCAGGATGCCGTTCAGGCGTCGCTCTGGCTGTTTCTTTGTCCGATTTTTGGCTTTGCCTACTCCTCCCTTCTACTCGACGAACCGCTGACGGTTTACACCTTCCTGGGCACGGCGCTGGTGCTGGCGGGCTTGTATCTGGGCCAGCGCGAAAAGTTTAGCAAAGGCAAAAAAACGGCCTAA